A single window of Chitinivibrio alkaliphilus ACht1 DNA harbors:
- the lpxA gene encoding acyl-ACP--UDP-N-acetylglucosamine O-acyltransferase gives MSTTIDPRAIIAKNVTLGENVTVGPFAIIEENVSIGSDTKIGASAYIGSDTTIGQGCQIYNHASVGTLAQDLKYAGEACSLTIGDRTMIREFCTINKGTEANRGRTIIGSDCALLAYCHVGHDCIIGNHFIASNGLALAGHVRVGDHVICGGNVSVHQFTQIGSHAFIGANKYVTMDVVPFALVAGDTLSAFIYGINSVGLKRRGFTAEERRTIKSAITILLRKGHTRDAAVALLQERWPHEAHVETLLSFIEKSTRGLLQFKK, from the coding sequence ATGAGCACAACCATTGATCCACGTGCTATTATTGCAAAAAATGTAACCCTTGGGGAGAACGTCACTGTCGGCCCCTTTGCTATTATAGAAGAAAATGTCTCCATTGGCAGTGATACAAAAATTGGAGCAAGCGCATACATTGGCAGTGATACCACAATTGGCCAAGGTTGTCAGATATACAACCATGCCTCCGTGGGCACCCTTGCGCAGGATTTAAAATATGCGGGGGAAGCCTGCTCTCTGACCATCGGTGACCGTACTATGATCCGTGAGTTCTGTACCATTAATAAGGGAACAGAAGCCAACCGGGGTCGCACAATTATTGGTAGTGACTGCGCGCTTTTGGCTTATTGCCATGTAGGTCATGACTGTATTATTGGAAACCATTTTATTGCTTCCAATGGCTTAGCCCTTGCTGGACATGTACGGGTGGGCGATCACGTCATCTGTGGAGGAAATGTTTCGGTACACCAATTTACGCAGATCGGCTCCCATGCTTTTATTGGGGCAAATAAATATGTCACCATGGATGTGGTTCCCTTTGCTCTCGTTGCCGGAGATACCCTTTCGGCTTTCATCTACGGAATTAACAGTGTGGGACTGAAGCGCCGCGGGTTTACAGCGGAAGAGCGTCGTACTATTAAATCAGCCATTACAATTCTTCTTCGCAAAGGTCACACCCGTGATGCGGCAGTTGCCCTTCTCCAAGAACGGTGGCCCCATGAAGCCCATGTGGAGACACTGCTTTCTTTTATTGAGAAAAGCACCCGGGGGCTTCTTCAATTTAAAAAATAA
- a CDS encoding bifunctional UDP-3-O-[3-hydroxymyristoyl] N-acetylglucosamine deacetylase/3-hydroxyacyl-ACP dehydratase → MKQKTVQKTGSLSGIGLHTGAESTVTLVPAPEDYGIRFVRVDLPDKTEIPADINFIVGNARGTAIGIGSAVVHTIEHLMATLAAFGISNLRVEVNAEEIPLMDGSAQPFFSLVKELGVCEQEKEQEYIVISEPMWLYSNGNTALSVFPADQFHLSLMMDFDNPAIGAQHTTIFNLEDFETDFAPARTFCFLSEIEHLREKGLIKGASINSAVVVQDKSFSTEDAHRLEQLMQQDETIRPGTNGFVNNTELRFENELCRHKALDLVGDLYLLGKPLKGHILGARSGHAANHELAKKIREHFNKKEQNMSKIEYKDILQLLPHRYPFLLVDGVDEITPGESIVAYKNVSFNEQFFQGHFPDNPIMPGVLQIEALAQAAGLMALYGDDADTGNAQMLFLGVDKVKWRNPVRPGDKLVLKVSKEKMARNILSAKGKAYIGDKIACQAELRCMITKE, encoded by the coding sequence ATGAAGCAGAAAACAGTGCAAAAAACAGGATCTCTCAGTGGGATTGGCCTCCATACGGGTGCAGAGTCAACAGTTACCCTTGTTCCGGCTCCCGAAGACTACGGCATTCGCTTTGTACGGGTCGATTTACCCGATAAAACCGAAATACCTGCAGATATCAATTTTATTGTCGGCAATGCGCGCGGAACGGCTATTGGCATTGGCAGTGCTGTTGTTCACACCATTGAACATCTCATGGCAACCCTGGCTGCCTTTGGTATTTCAAACCTCCGTGTGGAGGTAAATGCTGAAGAGATCCCCCTCATGGATGGATCGGCGCAACCCTTTTTCTCCCTTGTAAAAGAGCTGGGCGTCTGTGAACAGGAAAAAGAGCAGGAGTACATTGTTATCAGTGAACCTATGTGGCTCTATTCCAATGGCAACACCGCGCTCTCCGTATTTCCTGCGGACCAGTTTCATCTCTCCCTTATGATGGATTTCGATAATCCCGCCATCGGGGCACAACACACTACCATATTTAATCTCGAAGATTTTGAGACCGATTTTGCCCCGGCCCGAACATTCTGCTTTCTTTCTGAAATTGAGCATCTCCGGGAAAAGGGTCTTATCAAGGGTGCCAGTATCAACAGTGCCGTGGTGGTTCAAGACAAGTCCTTCTCCACCGAGGATGCCCATCGTCTGGAACAGCTTATGCAGCAGGATGAAACAATCCGTCCGGGTACAAACGGGTTTGTAAACAATACGGAGCTTCGCTTTGAAAACGAACTCTGTCGCCACAAAGCCCTCGACTTAGTGGGCGATCTCTATCTCCTTGGCAAGCCTCTTAAGGGGCATATTCTCGGGGCACGATCCGGCCATGCGGCAAACCATGAATTAGCAAAAAAAATACGTGAACATTTTAATAAAAAGGAACAGAACATGTCAAAGATCGAGTACAAGGATATTCTTCAACTCCTCCCCCATCGCTATCCCTTCCTGCTCGTAGATGGTGTCGACGAGATCACTCCCGGAGAGAGTATTGTCGCCTATAAAAATGTCTCCTTTAATGAGCAATTTTTCCAAGGCCATTTTCCTGATAATCCCATTATGCCGGGGGTGCTCCAAATTGAAGCTCTTGCCCAAGCAGCCGGCCTTATGGCTCTCTACGGTGATGATGCTGATACGGGTAATGCGCAGATGCTCTTTCTCGGTGTTGATAAAGTGAAATGGCGCAACCCTGTTCGCCCTGGCGATAAACTCGTTTTAAAAGTATCGAAAGAGAAGATGGCACGAAATATCCTTTCTGCGAAGGGAAAAGCGTACATCGGCGATAAAATCGCCTGTCAAGCAGAACTCCGCTGCATGATCACCAAGGAGTAG
- the lpxD gene encoding UDP-3-O-(3-hydroxymyristoyl)glucosamine N-acyltransferase, whose amino-acid sequence MELSRIVAAIDGTMEGPLPSISISRIASFDTADETSITFLSKPKHRADAAASPACAVITKEAWPIPGKHNIFVKDPYWAYAVVAQLFEDQSPPFGAGISPHAYIDPTAKIGDSVTIGPGCCLGAHTRIGVGTRIDAGVIIEPHVEIGEECIFHSGAIVRSHCRIGARVILSSGAVIGSEGFANAFHEGSFTRIPCFGTVVIEDDVEIGANTTVDRGNFEDTCIKAGARIDNLVQVAHNVEIGESCGIASQVGFAGSTKVGRQVMIGGQAGFAGHISIGDKAFIGAKAGIPGSVESEAKVTGIPAIPLLERRRVDAAERKLPDALKELRRLKSEIEHLKELLQK is encoded by the coding sequence ATGGAGCTTTCTCGAATTGTAGCGGCGATTGATGGAACAATGGAAGGGCCTCTCCCTTCCATTTCAATATCCCGTATTGCTTCCTTCGATACGGCTGACGAAACCAGTATCACCTTTCTCTCAAAACCAAAGCATCGTGCAGATGCAGCAGCATCGCCCGCCTGTGCGGTAATAACAAAAGAAGCATGGCCCATACCGGGAAAACATAACATCTTTGTGAAAGACCCCTATTGGGCCTATGCAGTGGTAGCGCAGTTGTTTGAAGATCAAAGCCCGCCCTTTGGGGCAGGAATCTCTCCCCACGCCTACATCGATCCCACGGCAAAGATTGGTGATTCTGTTACTATTGGACCGGGCTGCTGCCTTGGAGCCCACACCCGTATCGGAGTAGGAACCCGAATTGATGCGGGGGTTATTATCGAACCGCACGTAGAAATCGGGGAAGAGTGTATCTTTCACTCCGGTGCGATTGTCCGTTCTCACTGCCGTATTGGCGCACGGGTGATTCTTTCATCGGGAGCTGTCATTGGCAGCGAAGGATTTGCCAATGCCTTTCATGAAGGAAGCTTTACTCGTATCCCCTGCTTCGGCACCGTAGTCATTGAAGACGATGTCGAAATAGGGGCAAACACAACGGTTGACCGAGGAAATTTTGAAGACACCTGTATTAAAGCGGGGGCACGCATTGATAATCTCGTCCAAGTAGCACACAATGTTGAGATCGGAGAATCATGCGGCATTGCTTCCCAAGTTGGCTTTGCTGGATCTACAAAGGTTGGTCGACAGGTTATGATCGGGGGACAGGCAGGCTTTGCTGGACATATCTCCATTGGTGACAAAGCTTTTATTGGGGCCAAAGCCGGGATTCCGGGGTCGGTTGAATCAGAAGCAAAAGTTACGGGAATTCCCGCAATTCCTCTGCTGGAACGTCGAAGAGTAGATGCAGCAGAACGAAAACTCCCCGACGCCCTCAAGGAACTTCGACGACTCAAATCTGAAATCGAACACCTAAAGGAGCTTCTCCAAAAATGA
- a CDS encoding OmpH family outer membrane protein, with the protein MKKYAVVLCIALAATLALAGSPRMGYINSDRIIRETGMVQDAKQELQSFSAQKEREATEMQQEMQELQQQLEQQQLMLSEERQQEMMTTLQQKYAEYQEFLQQHFGQTGSIAQKNEELMEPIMEEINKAVQQISEEDAYDFIFDSTVGLIYGDPSYDITDKIISILNAGN; encoded by the coding sequence ATGAAAAAATACGCAGTAGTACTCTGTATCGCCCTTGCAGCAACCCTTGCTTTGGCTGGAAGCCCCCGAATGGGCTACATTAATTCTGATCGGATTATTAGAGAAACCGGCATGGTACAAGATGCAAAACAGGAGCTGCAAAGCTTTAGTGCTCAGAAAGAGCGAGAAGCAACAGAGATGCAGCAGGAAATGCAAGAGCTCCAGCAGCAGCTTGAGCAGCAGCAACTCATGTTGAGTGAAGAACGCCAACAGGAAATGATGACAACCCTTCAACAGAAGTATGCTGAATATCAGGAGTTTCTCCAACAACACTTTGGTCAAACCGGCTCTATTGCGCAAAAAAATGAAGAGCTCATGGAACCCATTATGGAAGAAATAAATAAGGCGGTACAGCAAATTTCTGAAGAAGATGCATACGATTTCATTTTCGACAGCACTGTTGGCCTCATTTATGGTGATCCGTCGTACGACATTACCGACAAAATCATTTCTATCCTTAATGCAGGCAATTAA